In Acidobacteriota bacterium, the genomic window CGATGGCTCCGGCCAGCGCGATCTCGCCAATGATGCCGCACATGATCAGGCCCTCTCGCGACTCACTGCAGGTTGCGTCCGATGGTCGGCAAGTCCTGGCCCATGCGGCGCAGTAGCCGCGGAAAGAGCAGCAGGTGGAGCGGCAGCAGCAGCAGCCAACGACCATCCGTAGCCGCCAGGATGAGAATCAAGATCGGGCCGATCCACTCCTCGTAAAAATCGTTCAGGAACCAGAGGAACTTGAGCCGACGGTAACGCTTCGGCAAGGACCAGAGCTTCCAAGCCGAGAACTTGAGGAAGGTGAAGACCAGAAACGCCACGAACCCCCACCAAGCCGGCGCCAGCACCACCAGAAGAACCGACAGGGCGACAATCTCGAGGGGCAGTAGCCCGCGGTTGATCGCCGACAGAACGGCCAGTGGAGGACGACGCGACAACAGCGTGCGGACCGCTGCCCGACGGTCTCGCTTACGGTCTTCGATCTGGTGCAAAAGGATATTTCTCAGCCCTTTGGCGAGAGACCACAGGACCACCGCCAGGGCCACCGGAGCGACGCCCGGTGCGGGTGCGAAGACCAGCAGGGTGATGGCGACCGGCAGGACGTGTCCGTAGAGGGCGTCGGCGATCACGCCGAGGAGACCGCGCTCCTTGAGGCGAAGCGGCGGAACGCTGTAGGCGACCAACAGGGCGAGCTGCAGCGCCAACAACAGCGACGCCGCCGGCGGCGCCGCGAGCAACGTCCAGCCGAGCAGCCCAACCAACAGCGAAAGCACCACCAGTGCCCGGTGCTGGGCGGGGCGCAGGAATG contains:
- a CDS encoding UbiA family prenyltransferase encodes the protein MISAEETDPLRRERAVPAARSLVALLRLGDWWPHLVPVILACLYACLVLGAEAVTLARRLPWFLVALVALASFGYLLNDLADAEQDRRVGRRRAAFLRPAQHRALVVLSLLVGLLGWTLLAAPPAASLLLALQLALLVAYSVPPLRLKERGLLGVIADALYGHVLPVAITLLVFAPAPGVAPVALAVVLWSLAKGLRNILLHQIEDRKRDRRAAVRTLLSRRPPLAVLSAINRGLLPLEIVALSVLLVVLAPAWWGFVAFLVFTFLKFSAWKLWSLPKRYRRLKFLWFLNDFYEEWIGPILILILAATDGRWLLLLPLHLLLFPRLLRRMGQDLPTIGRNLQ